The following coding sequences are from one Ruminococcus flavefaciens AE3010 window:
- a CDS encoding insulinase family protein, whose translation MKVNDKIHGFAVTRTAPAPNSGSELIEMRHERTGAQLVWLKNSGENKLFSIAFRTPPSDDTGIFHILEHSVLGGSKKYPVKEPFLELMKGTMNTFLNAMTYPDKTVFPVSSRNDADFMNLTRVYLDAVFDPAIYYNPNIFRQEGWHIEMRSESDEPVYKGVVFNEMKGALSSVYSRMETEMMAVLFPDTCYRFEAGGLPEYITDLTNEQFVNGHRTYYHPSNAYIYLDGPVDIDAVLELIDSEYLSRFDKREVSSEVPAQKPVAPAVKKCFYEITPDEEEAGHTYLVMGKVLGDWQEREKITAASVLGEALTGSNDAPLKRALLDTGLCLDVSLDVSDGILQPFGCLYINNTDEENCEKLKETVKTAVSELCDKGIDRELLTAALNRLEFRFRAGGEPRGLTRNISALSAWLYGGDPLHYLELGEVYDSLRSKVDSGYFEELLREWLLDDSARAEVYLLPSRTYGEEQKTAEKKRLAAIVDGLSCEERSVIVEQNRQLDEWQQSVDTPEQLATMPHLALSEVSPEPLRYDTEVTEMNGVTVLKHTAQDSGISVLNLYFSLADCNETQLSAAAAASELFGELPTKRSSAADLQRRITGLLGSINYGVDVFSKSGEPEKCSSYFSVKARFLEKNTDEALALIAEILMETDFSDISAVTELLKQTDENYKQSIIANGHTYSMMRVRGALSAESAVNELVSGYEGYKRLHEAIKAPEKLAEEIKALSSRIICTARLIASVTGNADIKLLLETLPEGTAAARSDMSFKLEIPEKQGIIIPSGVSYSAMAFPDNSADTAVRKVLFRALSLEYLWNEVRIKGGAYGTGAVITASEEQAFFSYRDPSPAASIETYRKSADFIADYCGGAPDITQYIISTIAKEEPLMSDGNRSAKADGLWFRGITDEERGAEKKRMLAVTAEQLREAAETLRSYGNVCVMGTEAAMEGLDLTLDTLA comes from the coding sequence TCGGAGCTCATAGAAATGCGCCACGAAAGGACGGGAGCACAGCTTGTATGGCTGAAAAACAGCGGCGAGAACAAGCTTTTCTCCATAGCTTTCAGGACTCCGCCCAGCGATGATACGGGAATTTTCCATATCTTAGAGCACTCCGTCCTCGGCGGCTCAAAGAAGTACCCCGTAAAGGAGCCCTTTCTGGAGCTGATGAAGGGTACCATGAATACCTTCCTCAACGCCATGACCTATCCCGACAAGACGGTATTTCCCGTTTCGAGCCGCAACGACGCGGATTTCATGAACCTTACAAGAGTGTATCTCGACGCGGTCTTTGACCCTGCCATATACTACAATCCCAATATCTTCCGTCAGGAGGGCTGGCATATCGAAATGCGCAGCGAGTCCGACGAGCCTGTTTACAAGGGCGTGGTGTTCAACGAGATGAAAGGAGCTCTTTCCTCGGTATACAGCCGAATGGAGACCGAGATGATGGCAGTCCTCTTCCCCGATACCTGCTATCGCTTTGAGGCAGGCGGACTTCCCGAGTATATAACCGACCTTACAAATGAGCAGTTCGTCAATGGACACCGCACCTACTATCACCCCTCCAACGCTTACATATACCTTGACGGACCTGTGGATATCGACGCTGTGCTGGAGCTCATTGACAGCGAGTACCTCAGCCGCTTCGACAAGCGTGAGGTCAGCAGCGAAGTACCTGCTCAGAAGCCCGTCGCCCCTGCGGTGAAGAAGTGCTTTTATGAGATAACTCCCGACGAGGAAGAGGCGGGTCATACATACCTTGTTATGGGCAAGGTTCTGGGCGACTGGCAGGAGCGCGAGAAGATAACTGCGGCGTCAGTCCTTGGGGAAGCTCTCACGGGCAGCAATGACGCTCCTCTGAAACGCGCTCTCCTTGACACGGGGCTGTGTCTTGATGTGTCCCTTGACGTCAGCGACGGTATATTACAGCCCTTTGGCTGCCTCTATATAAACAACACCGACGAGGAAAACTGCGAAAAGCTGAAAGAGACTGTAAAGACGGCAGTTTCGGAGCTCTGTGACAAGGGCATTGACCGTGAGCTGCTGACAGCTGCCCTCAACCGTCTTGAATTCCGTTTCCGTGCAGGGGGCGAGCCCAGAGGTCTTACCCGTAATATTTCCGCACTCTCAGCGTGGCTCTACGGCGGCGACCCTCTTCATTACCTTGAACTTGGGGAGGTCTACGATTCTCTCCGCAGCAAGGTGGACAGCGGCTATTTTGAGGAGCTCCTGAGAGAATGGCTCCTTGATGACAGCGCCAGGGCAGAGGTCTATCTGCTGCCGTCCCGCACCTACGGCGAGGAGCAGAAGACTGCCGAGAAAAAGCGCCTTGCGGCTATAGTTGACGGACTTTCCTGCGAGGAGCGCTCCGTCATAGTCGAGCAGAACAGGCAGCTCGATGAGTGGCAGCAGTCCGTGGATACTCCCGAGCAGCTTGCTACAATGCCTCATCTTGCCCTTTCAGAGGTAAGTCCCGAGCCCCTGCGCTATGACACAGAGGTGACCGAGATGAACGGCGTTACCGTTCTGAAGCATACTGCTCAGGACAGCGGGATTTCGGTACTGAACCTGTATTTCTCCCTTGCAGACTGCAATGAGACACAGCTCTCGGCAGCAGCGGCGGCTTCCGAGCTGTTCGGCGAGCTCCCCACAAAAAGAAGCTCCGCAGCCGACTTACAGCGCAGGATAACAGGACTGCTGGGCAGCATAAACTACGGTGTCGATGTGTTCTCAAAGAGCGGAGAGCCCGAAAAATGCAGTTCCTACTTTTCAGTAAAGGCGCGTTTCCTCGAAAAGAATACCGATGAAGCTCTTGCACTTATTGCAGAGATACTCATGGAGACTGATTTCAGCGATATATCAGCAGTTACGGAGCTTTTGAAGCAGACCGACGAGAACTACAAGCAGAGCATAATCGCCAACGGTCACACTTACTCAATGATGCGTGTCCGCGGAGCTCTTTCTGCGGAGTCCGCAGTGAACGAGCTTGTGTCGGGCTATGAGGGCTATAAACGGCTCCACGAAGCAATAAAGGCTCCCGAGAAGCTTGCGGAGGAGATAAAGGCTCTCAGCAGCAGGATAATATGTACAGCACGTCTGATCGCAAGTGTTACGGGAAATGCTGACATAAAGCTGCTGCTTGAGACTCTTCCCGAGGGTACTGCGGCAGCCCGGAGCGATATGAGCTTCAAGCTGGAAATTCCCGAAAAGCAGGGGATAATCATACCATCTGGAGTGTCCTATTCCGCTATGGCATTCCCTGATAATTCCGCAGATACGGCAGTACGAAAGGTGCTTTTCCGTGCTCTGTCCCTTGAATACCTCTGGAACGAGGTCCGCATCAAGGGCGGCGCCTACGGTACGGGAGCAGTCATAACCGCATCTGAGGAGCAGGCTTTCTTCTCATACCGTGACCCGTCTCCTGCGGCAAGTATAGAGACATACAGGAAGTCAGCTGACTTCATTGCGGATTACTGCGGCGGAGCTCCCGATATCACACAGTATATCATCAGCACTATCGCCAAGGAGGAGCCCCTGATGTCCGACGGCAACAGGAGCGCAAAGGCTGACGGACTGTGGTTCAGAGGTATCACAGACGAGGAGCGAGGAGCTGAGAAAAAGCGTATGCTTGCCGTTACCGCAGAGCAGCTCCGCGAGGCAGCAGAGACACTGAGGAGCTACGGAAACGTGTGTGTAATGGGAACAGAAGCAGCAATGGAGGGACTTGACCTTACATTGGACACACTTGCGTGA
- a CDS encoding GNAT family N-acetyltransferase yields MITLIEHEHELDRVLLNKTLSGKKMLAYMRAYGPNYEFCRFYKITDETGIGFMFIINSTLIICGDGDLEPNEEIDLFVSMNVPFRIEGDQKILEGIKIPERYQVLNRTIFELIPDDTPLEAIEEHVEFNPNLPDVYKILSEGFPNIADFSLWYTDTSHRCRHGISRVFTYRNSTTASAVFDIGSTVLIGQVATNKAARGRGYAREFLKWLAKFFNGLGKRAYLLALDVRVSFYQEIGFRIAGREIVLERIDVKKDSAAKGRLEEK; encoded by the coding sequence ATGATAACACTTATCGAACACGAGCACGAGCTTGACCGCGTACTGCTCAACAAGACCCTGTCGGGCAAGAAGATGCTGGCGTATATGCGAGCCTACGGACCCAACTATGAATTCTGCCGCTTCTACAAGATAACCGACGAAACAGGCATAGGCTTCATGTTCATCATAAACTCCACCCTTATCATATGCGGAGACGGTGATTTAGAGCCCAACGAGGAGATAGACCTCTTCGTCAGCATGAACGTCCCCTTCCGTATCGAGGGCGACCAAAAGATACTGGAGGGCATAAAGATACCCGAGCGCTATCAGGTGCTGAACCGTACCATATTCGAGCTTATCCCCGATGATACGCCCCTTGAGGCTATCGAGGAGCATGTTGAGTTCAACCCCAATCTCCCCGACGTATACAAGATACTCAGCGAGGGCTTCCCCAATATCGCGGATTTCTCACTGTGGTACACCGACACCTCACACCGCTGCCGCCACGGCATAAGCCGCGTGTTCACCTACCGCAACTCCACAACGGCTTCGGCTGTATTCGATATCGGCAGCACAGTCCTCATCGGACAGGTGGCTACCAATAAGGCTGCCCGCGGTCGGGGCTACGCAAGGGAGTTCCTGAAATGGCTTGCCAAGTTCTTCAACGGACTGGGAAAACGGGCGTACCTCCTTGCTCTGGACGTCCGCGTGAGCTTCTATCAGGAGATAGGCTTCCGTATCGCAGGACGTGAGATAGTCCTTGAACGTATCGACGTCAAGAAGGACAGTGCTGCAAAGGGACGCCTTGAAGAAAAATAA
- a CDS encoding amidohydrolase family protein yields the protein MNPEVYGKYEIIDAHAHIFPHKIAETATESIGHFYEMPMNNCGLTDKLLEAGSKIGVSKYLVCSTATTPRQIDAINTFIAKKCDQHECFYGFGTTHADSENIEADIEQIKRFGLHGVKLHPDFQKFNADSPEAFKIYEQIEGQLPLLIHCGDARYDYSAPQRIKNIHDNFPKLQLMAAHLGGYQQWESAEELLAGLDNVRFDFSSSLAFLTPERAAHIIRRYGIENCFFGSDFPMWSHEDELTRFLALGFTEEENQKMLATNFKEFLGL from the coding sequence ATGAACCCCGAGGTCTATGGAAAATATGAGATAATCGACGCTCATGCCCATATCTTCCCTCACAAGATAGCCGAAACGGCTACAGAAAGCATCGGTCATTTCTATGAGATGCCCATGAACAACTGCGGTCTGACAGACAAGCTTCTGGAAGCAGGCAGCAAGATAGGAGTATCAAAGTACCTTGTGTGCTCCACTGCCACTACTCCCCGACAGATAGACGCTATAAATACATTTATCGCAAAGAAGTGCGATCAGCACGAATGCTTCTACGGCTTCGGAACTACCCATGCGGATTCCGAAAATATCGAAGCCGACATTGAGCAGATAAAGAGATTCGGGCTCCACGGAGTAAAGCTCCACCCCGATTTCCAGAAGTTCAACGCGGATTCACCCGAGGCGTTCAAGATATACGAGCAGATAGAGGGACAGCTGCCCCTGCTCATACACTGCGGCGACGCAAGATACGATTACTCTGCGCCTCAGCGCATAAAGAATATCCACGATAACTTCCCCAAGCTACAGCTCATGGCAGCACATCTGGGCGGCTATCAGCAGTGGGAATCGGCAGAGGAATTACTGGCAGGTCTTGACAATGTAAGATTCGATTTCAGCAGTTCCCTTGCATTCCTCACTCCCGAAAGAGCCGCACATATCATACGCAGGTACGGTATCGAGAACTGCTTCTTCGGCTCGGACTTCCCCATGTGGAGCCACGAGGACGAGCTGACACGCTTCCTGGCGCTGGGCTTTACCGAGGAAGAGAATCAGAAGATGCTTGCCACGAACTTCAAGGAGTTTCTTGGGCTTTGA
- a CDS encoding M42 family metallopeptidase codes for MKELLKELCLTDSVSGDENAVRELIISKIKDVCEYYVDNLGSIICFKKGRKTPEKKLMICAHMDEVGFMVTYIRGDGTLSFGNVGGIDPSVVIGRQVRVGKSRISGVVGSTAVHNLTKEQREKAPKNDSLYIDIGAADKAEAEKYVSLGDCAYFDSEFTELGDKRIKSKAIDDRAGCAMMIELLHEELEYDTYFVFNVQEEIGLRGSTASAFAVAPDYAIVLESTTAADIDGACGAKRVCELGGGPVVSFMDRHTIYDKELYSLAFDIAKEQGFPCQTKTMIAGGNDAGAIHISGKGVRTIAVSLPCRYLHSPSSVIEYADMENSYKLVRTLIGRIHEI; via the coding sequence ATGAAAGAACTGCTCAAAGAACTGTGTCTCACCGATAGCGTTTCGGGCGACGAAAATGCTGTCCGTGAGCTTATAATAAGTAAGATAAAGGACGTCTGCGAATACTATGTAGACAACTTAGGAAGCATTATCTGCTTCAAAAAGGGCAGAAAAACCCCAGAGAAAAAGCTGATGATATGCGCTCACATGGACGAGGTGGGCTTCATGGTGACTTATATCCGCGGCGACGGCACTCTCAGCTTCGGAAATGTAGGGGGCATCGATCCGTCCGTAGTCATCGGCAGACAGGTGCGCGTGGGAAAGAGCCGTATCAGCGGCGTTGTAGGCTCTACAGCCGTCCATAACCTCACCAAGGAGCAGCGAGAGAAGGCTCCCAAGAACGACAGCCTTTACATAGACATCGGAGCTGCCGACAAGGCAGAAGCCGAGAAGTACGTATCTCTCGGGGACTGCGCATATTTTGACTCGGAGTTCACAGAGCTGGGCGATAAGCGCATAAAGTCTAAAGCTATCGACGACCGTGCAGGCTGTGCCATGATGATAGAGCTTCTCCATGAGGAGCTTGAATACGATACATACTTTGTGTTCAACGTACAGGAGGAAATAGGTCTCCGCGGCTCAACAGCCTCCGCATTTGCAGTTGCTCCCGACTATGCCATAGTCCTTGAATCCACAACAGCAGCCGATATCGACGGCGCATGCGGTGCAAAGCGCGTATGTGAGCTGGGAGGCGGTCCCGTGGTATCCTTTATGGACAGGCATACCATCTACGACAAGGAGCTCTACAGCCTTGCCTTTGATATCGCAAAGGAACAGGGCTTCCCCTGTCAGACCAAGACCATGATAGCAGGAGGCAACGACGCGGGAGCTATCCATATCAGCGGCAAGGGAGTCCGCACCATAGCCGTTTCCCTGCCATGCAGGTATCTGCACTCTCCCTCGTCGGTGATAGAATACGCCGACATGGAGAACTCATACAAACTGGTAAGAACTCTCATCGGAAGGATACATGAGATATGA
- a CDS encoding peptide deformylase translates to MVKDIVKDEAVLSIKSEPATKADMQVVRDLLDTVKANEERCVGMAANMIGVHKTILVALIRDEYIAMINPKIVDKSKETYDTEEGCLSLSGVRPVTRHRIITVEYMDKKFKRRRDIFRDFEAEIIQHEIDHFSGIII, encoded by the coding sequence ATGGTAAAAGACATAGTAAAGGACGAAGCCGTTCTCAGTATAAAGTCCGAGCCTGCCACAAAAGCCGATATGCAGGTGGTGCGCGACCTTCTGGACACCGTAAAAGCCAACGAGGAGCGCTGCGTGGGCATGGCCGCCAATATGATAGGAGTCCACAAGACCATACTTGTTGCCCTTATCCGGGACGAGTACATCGCCATGATAAATCCCAAGATAGTGGACAAGTCCAAGGAGACCTACGACACCGAGGAGGGCTGCCTGTCTCTCAGCGGAGTCCGTCCCGTCACACGCCACCGCATAATCACCGTGGAGTACATGGATAAGAAGTTCAAACGACGCCGCGATATATTCCGCGATTTTGAGGCTGAGATAATACAGCACGAGATAGACCATTTCAGCGGTATCATAATATAA